In a single window of the Populus alba chromosome 16, ASM523922v2, whole genome shotgun sequence genome:
- the LOC118051375 gene encoding peroxidase A2, producing the protein MSPPPSTSFFSVAIVLLGMMLPQSKAQLSATFYANTCPNVSSIVSNVVQQAFLSDSRIGASLIRLHFHDCFVDGCDASILLDNSSSILSEKLAAPNVNSIRGFGVVDSIKTALESSCPGVVSCADILALAAESSVSQSGGPSWSVLLGRRDSLTANQAGANTSIPSPFEGLSNITAKFSAVGLNTNDLVALSGAHTFGRAQCRTFSNRLYNFSNTGSPDPTLNTTYLTTLQQICPQNGSGTALANLDPTTSDTFDNNYFTNLQNNQGLLQSDQELFSTSGAATVTLVNNFSSNQTAFFQSFVQSIINMGNISPLTGSSGEIRSDCKKVNGS; encoded by the exons atgtctcctcctccttctACCAGTTTCTTTTCAGTGGCGATCGTCTTGCTCGGAATGATGCTGCCCCAGTCGAAAGCTCAATTAAGTGCAACTTTTTATGCTAACACATGCCCCAATGTGTCCAGCATCGTTAGCAACGTTGTTCAGCAGGCTTTTCTATCTGATTCTCGGATTGGCGCCAGCCTTATTCGCCTCCATTTTCATGATTGCTTCGTCGAT GGATGTGATGCTTCAATTCTACTAGACAACAGTTCAAGCATACTCAGCGAAAAACTTGCCGCTCCCAATGTTAATTCAATTCGGGGTTTCGGTGTTGTTGACAGCATCAAGACTGCCTTGGAGAGTTCTTGCCCTGGTGTTGTCTCCTGCGCTGACATTCTTGCACTTGCTGCTGAATCATCTGTTTCTCAG TCAGGAGGTCCTTCATGGAGTGTTCTGTTGGGAAGAAGGGATAGTCTAACAGCAAATCAGGCTGGAGCCAATACATCAATCCCTTCTCCTTTTGAAGGCCTAAGCAACATCACCGCAAAGTTCTCTGCAGTAGGTCTAAACACCAATGACCTTGTCGCATTATCAG GAGCACACACATTCGGACGTGCACAATGTCGAACATTTAGCAACAGGCTGTACAATTTTAGCAACACAGGCAGCCCTGACCCAACATTAAACACAACATACCTGACTACTCTGCAGCAAATATGTCCACAAAACGGCAGCGGAACTGCTTTGGCCAACCTTGATCCTACAACCTCAGATACCTTCGACAATAATTACTTCACCAACCTACAAAACAATCAAGGTCTTCTCCAATCAGACCAAGAGTTATTTTCCACATCTGGCGCTGCCACGGTCACTTTGGTCAATAACTTCAGCAGCAACCAAACTGCCTTCTTCCAGAGTTTTGTTCAGTCAATTATTAATATGGGTAATATTAGCCCATTAACTGGGAGCAGTGGAGAGATCAGGTCAGACTGCAAAAAGGTCAACGGAAGTTAG